The following proteins come from a genomic window of unidentified bacterial endosymbiont:
- the lon gene encoding endopeptidase La: MELECSKRIEMPVLPLRDVVVYPHVVIPLFVGRERSVCCLEAAMRQDKRVLLTAQREATTDEPLLEELYLVGTIATILQMLKLPDGTVKVLVEGQQRAYLHDLADNGKYFVAKAQPLPTGELDEQEQEVLVRAVLNQFESYVKLNKKIPPEVLMALNGIEDTSRLADTIAAHMPLKVADKQKVLEMEEIVDRLEYLMAMMEEEIDLLQMERRIRGRVKKQMEKSHREYFLNEQIKAINKELNDLDDTPDEHELFKRKIDAAKMPKEAKTKAETELQKLKMMSPMSAEAVVVRGYIDWMVQVPWHRRSRIKKSLPEAQAVLDADHYGLSRVKERILEYLAVQSRVNKVKGAILCLVGPPGVGKTSLGQSIAQATGRQYVRMALGGVHDEAEIRGHRRTYVGSMPGKIIQKMAKAGVKNPLFLLDEIDKMALNMRGDPAAALLEVLDPEQNIAFNDHYLEVDYDLSDVMFVATSNSLNIPAPLLDRMEVIRLSGYTEDEKLNITKEHLLSKQISNNALKSSELTIEDSAILGIIRFYTREAGVRNLEREISKLCRKAVKKLLLDPALKSIKINQENLKDYLGIQRFDYGLVHQENRIGQVTGLAWTEVGGDLLTIETAAVPGKGKLTYTGSLGEVMRESMQAALTVVRARADKLGISAGFHEQRDIHVHVPEGATPKDGPSAGIAVCTALVSTLTGNPVRADVAMTGEITLRGQVLPIGGLKEKLLAAHRGGIKTVLIPQENIRDLEEIPDNIKEKLTICPVHQIEEVLMLALQDQPFSTPTGAAATDTVIK; this comes from the coding sequence ATGGAACTTGAGTGTTCTAAACGTATTGAAATGCCTGTATTGCCGTTACGCGATGTGGTGGTTTATCCTCATGTGGTGATTCCTCTCTTTGTTGGCCGGGAAAGGTCGGTTTGTTGTCTGGAAGCCGCTATGAGGCAGGACAAGCGGGTATTACTAACGGCACAGAGAGAGGCCACCACGGATGAGCCACTCCTTGAAGAGTTATATCTGGTTGGTACCATTGCGACGATTTTACAGATGCTCAAGTTGCCGGACGGCACGGTCAAAGTGCTGGTGGAGGGTCAACAGCGGGCCTATTTACATGATCTGGCAGACAATGGAAAATATTTTGTAGCGAAAGCACAGCCTCTTCCCACGGGAGAGCTAGATGAGCAGGAACAAGAGGTGTTAGTTCGTGCTGTGCTGAATCAGTTTGAATCTTATGTAAAGTTGAATAAAAAAATCCCCCCTGAAGTGCTCATGGCACTGAACGGTATTGAAGATACCTCCCGTTTAGCAGACACCATAGCGGCACATATGCCCTTGAAGGTTGCCGATAAACAGAAGGTATTAGAGATGGAGGAGATCGTCGATCGATTAGAATATCTGATGGCGATGATGGAGGAGGAGATCGATCTGCTGCAGATGGAGCGGCGAATCCGGGGAAGAGTTAAAAAGCAGATGGAGAAGAGCCATCGTGAATATTTCTTAAATGAGCAGATTAAGGCTATTAATAAAGAGCTCAATGATCTGGACGATACGCCAGATGAGCATGAGCTGTTTAAACGGAAAATCGATGCTGCCAAAATGCCCAAAGAGGCTAAAACTAAAGCAGAGACCGAATTACAAAAATTAAAAATGATGTCTCCCATGTCGGCCGAAGCTGTGGTGGTCCGTGGTTACATCGACTGGATGGTCCAAGTTCCCTGGCATCGCCGCAGCCGTATTAAGAAATCTCTCCCGGAGGCTCAAGCGGTTTTAGATGCTGATCATTACGGATTATCACGAGTAAAAGAGCGCATATTAGAGTATTTAGCGGTACAAAGTCGTGTGAATAAAGTGAAAGGGGCGATTCTTTGTCTAGTGGGCCCCCCTGGTGTGGGCAAGACTTCACTAGGTCAATCGATTGCCCAGGCTACAGGACGCCAATATGTCAGGATGGCCTTGGGTGGGGTTCATGATGAGGCGGAGATCCGCGGACACCGCCGAACTTATGTGGGATCGATGCCAGGAAAAATTATTCAGAAAATGGCTAAAGCTGGCGTTAAAAATCCGCTATTCTTGCTGGATGAAATTGATAAGATGGCCTTGAACATGCGGGGTGATCCGGCCGCTGCGTTATTAGAGGTGTTAGATCCAGAGCAAAATATCGCTTTCAATGACCATTATCTCGAGGTAGATTACGATCTCTCGGATGTGATGTTTGTCGCCACTTCCAACTCACTGAATATTCCGGCGCCTTTGTTGGACCGTATGGAAGTTATTCGGCTCTCTGGCTATACTGAAGATGAAAAATTAAACATTACCAAAGAGCATCTTCTCTCCAAGCAGATTAGTAACAATGCACTGAAAAGTAGCGAACTGACCATTGAAGATAGCGCTATTTTGGGGATTATCCGTTTCTATACGCGCGAAGCCGGTGTACGTAATTTAGAGCGTGAAATTTCTAAGTTGTGTCGTAAAGCTGTTAAAAAATTACTGCTTGACCCCGCACTGAAATCGATCAAAATCAATCAAGAGAACCTAAAGGACTATTTAGGCATACAGCGTTTTGACTATGGCCTAGTTCATCAGGAGAATCGTATTGGTCAGGTGACTGGATTAGCTTGGACTGAAGTTGGTGGTGATCTGCTCACCATTGAAACTGCCGCGGTACCAGGAAAAGGCAAGCTAACCTATACGGGATCATTGGGCGAGGTGATGCGGGAGTCGATGCAAGCCGCTTTAACCGTCGTGCGTGCCCGGGCGGACAAATTAGGGATCAGTGCCGGTTTCCATGAGCAGCGAGATATTCACGTGCATGTTCCAGAGGGTGCTACCCCTAAAGATGGCCCAAGTGCCGGGATTGCCGTCTGTACTGCTTTGGTTTCAACCCTAACGGGTAATCCGGTACGGGCTGATGTGGCCATGACCGGTGAAATTACCTTAAGGGGCCAGGTATTGCCGATTGGCGGCTTGAAAGAGAAGTTGCTGGCGGCTCACCGGGGTGGTATCAAGACCGTGCTGATCCCGCAGGAGAACATCCGTGATTTGGAAGAGATTCCGGATAATATCAAAGAGAAGTTAACTATCTGCCCAGTTCATCAAATTGAAGAGGTCTTGATGCTAGCACTACAAGATCAGCCCTTTAGCACTCCCACTGGTGCTGCTGCAACGGATACCGTGATCAAATAA
- a CDS encoding HU family DNA-binding protein: protein MNKSQLVDQLVLEADLSKAAASRFLDALMGVVTDTLKAGEPVVLVGFGSFVVRERAARTGRNPKTGEAIALAAAKVPGFRAGKMLKEQIN from the coding sequence GTGAATAAATCACAATTAGTGGATCAATTAGTCTTAGAGGCTGATCTCTCTAAAGCAGCTGCTAGCCGTTTCTTGGATGCCTTGATGGGGGTAGTCACTGACACACTCAAAGCTGGTGAACCGGTGGTGTTGGTAGGTTTCGGTTCTTTTGTCGTTCGTGAACGTGCGGCGCGTACTGGCCGTAATCCAAAGACAGGAGAAGCGATTGCTCTGGCAGCGGCTAAGGTCCCGGGGTTTCGTGCAGGAAAAATGCTCAAAGAGCAAATTAATTAA
- the ppiD gene encoding peptidylprolyl isomerase, giving the protein MMERLHQWAQGWVFKLLLAVIMVSLLVGGFGGYFMLDRHDAVAIVNGDKIARQAFQQHYQVKKQRLQAEWGDSFSSLAADPDYFKQLKQQSLEQLINQKLLAHYVNQLALQVDDTKIKAAIREIPNFQKEGKFDNERYQAVIHKSGLTPTTLRDQIKQQLLQQQFWDALANSEFVLPEESQQLLALVMQQREVRLATLPIEPLIAQQILKAGEAEAYYEQHLQDFIAPERIKARFLTFSAEALKTGISVSNQAIEAYYQQHPQRYTHVARQHVSLIRLSTMEQAEAVLAQLKGPDSDFAALAKRHSTDALTAAKGGELGWIEQGGMPPAFDQAAFALQQPGELSKVVQAEDGYYLLRLNQQQPEALQPLQQVRSEISTILRQQQAVEQFTVLQQRVQQVVNEQPEGLSEVEAATGIKAQESDWFTRQSVPSALEFTPIIQTLFDKDPPLSEPLVELINVGGDQAVIVQVLQRQAAAQKPFEQVSSEITRLVQQEKAQQAARQQAEALLLTLRDKPQDQAIALERAGLAWSEKRVLTRESPEKRLVEVLFAHPKPKADQPTYGLAESVQGDIILFELLKVTTGESARDQPDFPEQLLEHTVNALIHTLQTSLWKQAKIKRFSLDAVE; this is encoded by the coding sequence ATGATGGAGCGCCTACACCAGTGGGCTCAAGGCTGGGTGTTTAAACTGTTATTAGCTGTAATCATGGTCTCATTGTTGGTTGGGGGCTTTGGCGGCTATTTCATGCTTGATCGTCACGATGCGGTGGCCATTGTGAATGGTGATAAAATCGCCCGTCAAGCCTTTCAGCAGCACTATCAAGTCAAGAAGCAGCGGCTACAGGCCGAATGGGGAGATTCATTCTCTTCGTTGGCAGCCGATCCTGATTATTTTAAGCAGTTAAAACAGCAGTCATTGGAGCAGTTGATCAACCAGAAGCTGTTGGCACACTACGTCAACCAATTAGCTTTACAAGTTGATGATACCAAGATTAAAGCGGCTATCCGCGAGATCCCGAACTTTCAAAAAGAGGGAAAATTTGATAACGAACGTTATCAAGCGGTGATCCACAAATCGGGATTAACCCCTACAACATTGCGGGACCAGATAAAACAGCAGCTCCTGCAGCAGCAGTTCTGGGATGCTTTAGCGAATAGCGAATTTGTGCTGCCAGAAGAGAGCCAGCAACTGTTGGCCTTAGTGATGCAACAGCGCGAGGTGCGCCTGGCCACGCTGCCTATTGAGCCCCTGATCGCCCAGCAGATCTTAAAAGCCGGGGAAGCTGAAGCCTATTATGAGCAGCATCTGCAAGATTTTATTGCTCCTGAGCGGATCAAAGCTCGTTTCCTGACTTTTAGCGCTGAGGCCTTGAAGACAGGCATTTCAGTTAGCAATCAAGCGATTGAGGCGTACTACCAGCAGCATCCACAGCGTTATACCCACGTGGCACGTCAGCACGTCAGTCTGATCCGTCTATCGACCATGGAACAAGCTGAAGCAGTTCTAGCACAATTAAAGGGCCCTGACAGTGATTTTGCTGCATTAGCCAAACGCCATTCAACGGACGCTTTAACCGCCGCTAAAGGGGGGGAATTGGGTTGGATTGAGCAGGGTGGCATGCCACCTGCTTTTGATCAAGCGGCCTTTGCGCTACAGCAACCGGGAGAACTATCCAAAGTTGTACAGGCTGAAGATGGTTATTATTTACTGCGTTTGAATCAGCAGCAACCTGAAGCGTTGCAGCCACTCCAACAGGTCCGTTCAGAGATCAGCACGATCTTACGGCAGCAGCAGGCGGTAGAGCAATTTACTGTACTACAGCAGCGGGTGCAGCAAGTTGTGAATGAACAGCCGGAGGGGTTATCTGAGGTTGAAGCGGCTACGGGTATCAAAGCCCAGGAGAGTGATTGGTTCACTCGTCAGTCGGTTCCTAGTGCCTTAGAGTTTACCCCGATCATTCAAACGTTATTTGATAAGGATCCCCCGCTCAGTGAGCCGCTAGTTGAGCTGATTAACGTGGGAGGGGATCAGGCCGTCATTGTGCAGGTTCTGCAGCGCCAAGCAGCCGCACAAAAGCCCTTTGAACAGGTATCATCAGAGATCACCCGGTTGGTTCAACAAGAAAAAGCACAGCAGGCTGCTCGCCAACAAGCGGAAGCCCTATTATTGACCTTACGGGACAAGCCGCAAGATCAAGCAATAGCGTTGGAGCGTGCGGGATTAGCGTGGAGTGAAAAGCGGGTATTAACCCGTGAATCGCCTGAAAAACGGCTTGTTGAAGTGCTCTTTGCTCATCCTAAGCCTAAGGCTGATCAACCAACCTATGGTCTGGCGGAGAGTGTGCAAGGCGACATCATTTTGTTTGAGCTCCTGAAGGTCACGACGGGTGAAAGCGCTCGAGATCAGCCTGATTTTCCAGAGCAACTATTGGAACATACGGTGAATGCTTTAATCCATACTTTGCAGACCAGCTTATGGAAACAGGCTAAGATCAAACGGTTTTCTCTGGATGCAGTGGAATAG
- a CDS encoding ComEA family DNA-binding protein, whose amino-acid sequence MKLRCFPPRLLLLLLCGLPIVVSAAPVGNVSQAVQSATVVINLNQASVEELASQLKGIGRKRAQAIVDYRERQGPFVSLEQLVEVPGISVGMLEQNRSRLTL is encoded by the coding sequence ATGAAACTGCGCTGTTTTCCTCCTAGGTTGCTACTGTTACTGCTCTGTGGTTTGCCTATTGTGGTGTCAGCGGCCCCAGTCGGCAACGTTAGTCAAGCAGTTCAATCTGCCACTGTCGTCATCAATTTGAATCAAGCTTCCGTGGAAGAGCTTGCCAGCCAATTAAAAGGGATAGGTCGTAAACGTGCTCAAGCGATTGTTGATTATCGGGAGAGGCAGGGGCCCTTCGTCTCGCTAGAGCAGTTAGTGGAGGTACCAGGGATTAGTGTAGGCATGCTGGAGCAGAATCGCTCACGGCTGACGCTATAA
- a CDS encoding glycerophosphodiester phosphodiesterase family protein, whose product MIYKRVIVYFIVLLGFRHPLCFAIAIKPLIIAHRAGLADALENSLSAIDSALKCGSDIIWVSIQLSKDGQPVVYRPDNLNEFTTGEGLVSHKTASQLASLRYKKMINPGACSKFSSRNKQKIISQIKGIQP is encoded by the coding sequence ATGATCTACAAAAGAGTTATTGTGTATTTCATTGTATTACTTGGTTTCAGGCATCCGCTCTGTTTTGCCATTGCCATCAAGCCGTTGATCATTGCTCATCGTGCTGGTCTTGCCGATGCGTTAGAAAACAGCCTTTCTGCAATAGACTCGGCCTTAAAGTGTGGCTCCGATATTATTTGGGTTTCTATACAATTATCGAAAGATGGTCAACCGGTTGTGTATCGTCCAGATAATTTAAATGAGTTCACTACTGGCGAGGGGTTGGTCTCCCATAAAACAGCTTCACAACTAGCATCACTCCGTTACAAAAAAATGATTAATCCTGGTGCTTGTTCTAAATTTTCTTCACGGAATAAACAGAAGATCATCAGTCAGATCAAGGGAATCCAGCCTTAA
- a CDS encoding inverse autotransporter beta domain-containing protein has translation MQNSWKRLFQRLLFCSPLAILPLQAAPTAINLPELGEPLGRPSLEELLPLPLDPVCSKPVQQQCGRTAASQQLGALTSQWLNQFGQAEIALSDRLSGSALRTGRLALLLPLYQQSHQLILTQWRVLRDRQQTTLDFGIGQRFFNQAQSYWGYNVFYDYHRQGNHGGLGLGLEQRGATRTVAVNGYLPLSGWRISEDQRSQSRSVKGIDLRLQQQLPKYPQLQLNAVLEHYFDQSLVSVHEQQTPRPTAFMLGLDYTPIPLFTTSYAYQLASGGLRNHQLQLRLIYRLGVPWGQQLDPTQVAQSLASNHYALIQRHSPVTSKAQRVTAQSNTMLVHVPPLPAVYRNNVRVVDEAAIQEAVQEAVQEAT, from the coding sequence ATGCAAAATTCATGGAAGAGGCTATTCCAGAGGTTACTGTTCTGTAGCCCTTTAGCAATCCTTCCACTTCAGGCGGCTCCAACAGCGATTAATTTACCAGAACTCGGTGAGCCTCTTGGGCGGCCAAGCCTTGAGGAGCTCCTTCCCCTACCGCTGGACCCAGTATGTTCGAAACCAGTGCAGCAACAGTGCGGTCGTACTGCCGCGAGCCAGCAGCTGGGAGCGCTCACTAGCCAGTGGCTCAACCAATTTGGCCAAGCGGAGATTGCCTTGAGTGATCGTCTCTCCGGCTCCGCTTTACGTACTGGGCGCTTGGCACTGCTACTGCCACTCTACCAGCAATCACACCAGCTTATCTTGACACAATGGCGGGTGCTGCGTGATCGCCAACAGACTACGTTGGATTTTGGTATCGGTCAGCGCTTCTTCAATCAAGCTCAGAGTTATTGGGGCTACAATGTTTTTTATGACTATCACCGTCAAGGCAATCATGGCGGCCTCGGCCTGGGGCTAGAGCAGCGTGGAGCTACTCGCACGGTAGCAGTGAATGGCTACCTGCCGTTAAGTGGCTGGCGAATCTCTGAGGATCAGAGAAGTCAAAGTCGCTCAGTCAAGGGGATCGATCTGCGGCTGCAACAGCAGCTACCGAAATACCCTCAGCTGCAGCTGAATGCGGTGCTGGAGCACTACTTTGATCAATCATTAGTCTCTGTTCATGAGCAACAAACACCCCGGCCAACCGCTTTCATGTTAGGCCTTGATTACACCCCCATCCCTCTATTCACCACTAGTTATGCCTACCAACTTGCTAGCGGTGGCCTGAGGAACCATCAATTGCAGCTCAGGCTGATCTATCGCTTAGGGGTGCCGTGGGGACAACAACTGGATCCTACACAGGTAGCCCAGTCTCTGGCCAGCAATCACTATGCTTTAATTCAGCGCCACTCACCCGTGACCAGTAAAGCACAGAGGGTAACCGCACAGTCTAATACCATGCTAGTGCACGTGCCACCGCTGCCTGCAGTATATCGAAACAACGTTAGAGTAGTCGACGAAGCAGCAATACAAGAAGCAGTACAAGAAGCAGTACAAGAAGCAACATGA